A stretch of Lactuca sativa cultivar Salinas chromosome 6, Lsat_Salinas_v11, whole genome shotgun sequence DNA encodes these proteins:
- the LOC128126780 gene encoding uncharacterized protein LOC128126780, with protein MEFLKSFDSDDDVEFAETFFNVVQHVHAEKSSNAVRTRVVINRDRQAAHDLLVRDYFADNCLYNDDSFERRFRLNKAIFLRISNALESRYDFFKQKPDARGRMSFSSIQKCAAALRYLGYDIAFDASDEYLKVSERTAVVCVDWFSASGSNNDLNVLGQSPLFNDIWPGKAPDMTFTVNGHAYKYGYYLGDGIYPDYSTLMKAYSIPRN; from the exons ATggaatttttaaaaagttttgacTCGGATGACGACGTAGAATTCGCCGAGACATTCTTCAATGTTGTGCAACACGTTCACGCCGAAAAAAGTTCGAATGCAGTGCGTACAAGGGTGGTCATCAATCGTGATCGCCAAGCCGCACACGACTTATTGGTACGTGATTACTTTGCCGATAATTGTCTTTATAATGACGACTCGTTCGAACGTCGTTTCCGTTTGAATAAGGCTATATTTTTACGTATTAGTAATGCTTTAGAATCTCGTTatgattttttcaaacaaaaacccgACGCTAGAGGAAGAATGAGTTTTAGTAGTATACAAAAATGTGCGGCTGCTCTTAGGTATTTGGGATACGATATAGCATTTGATGCATCTGACGAATACTTGAAAGTATCCGAGAGGACCGCAGTTGTATGTGTAGATTGGTTTTCTGCAT CGGGGTCTAACAACGACCTTAATGTTCTTGGCCAGTCTCCACTTTTCAACGATATTTGGCCCGGCAAAGCACCTGATATGACGTTCACGGTAAACGGGCATGCGTACAAATACGGTTACTACCTTGGTGATGGGATATACCCGGATTATTCTACATTGATGAAGGCATACTCGATTCCTCGAA attaa
- the LOC111887470 gene encoding uncharacterized protein LOC111887470, whose protein sequence is MNLLHNTVRSSSTYLMRNVYQHHGLRSLLSSSASLRRFSTESAPPTNQSSSTKPLFETPSSGLVYGKLVGITKNTLKSDVLSLFEESKLSSDDLKVDYNPSYSPTGMIVQFSSRSAYDAALRAVAKKGRLYRMERADRANWDYIQPYDGKYVLLQGIPPNANFEDIERFLAGCEYDASSIRLFFRQGASGPTRMALVRCVSPTAAMSAMMITNRGFCFNNQILVNVLQ, encoded by the exons ATGAATCTCCTCCATAACACTGTCAGATCTTCGTCGACTTATTTGATGCGGAATGTTTATCAACATCATGGGCTCAGATCACTTCTGTCCAGCTCTGCGTCTCTCCGTCGATTCTCGACGGAATCTGCACCCCCGACTAACCAGTCCTCCTCCACTAAACCATTATTCGAAACCCCATCCTCAG GTTTGGTCTATGGGAAATTAGTAGGCATTACAAAGAACACATTAAAGAGTGATGTACTCAGTCTATTTGAAGAATCCAAGTTAAGCAGTGATGATCTCAAAGTCGATTACAATCCATCATACTCACCAACTGGAAT GATTGTTCAGTTCTCTTCCAGGAGTGCCTATGATGCTGCTCTTAGGGCAGTTGCTAAGAAAGGTCGCTTGTATAGAATGGAAAGG GCTGATCGTGCAAATTGGGATTACATCCAGCCATATGATGGGAAATAT GTTTTACTGCAAGGAATTCCTCCAAATGCAAATTTTGAAGACATTGAGCGATTCTTGGCTGGTTGTGAGTATGATGCTTCCAGTATCCGGCTATTTTTCAG GCAGGGAGCTTCTGGGCCCACAAGGATGGCACTTGTCCGTTGTGTCTCACCAACTGCAGCCATGAGCGCAATGATGATAACAAACAGAGGGTTTTGTTTCAATAACCAGATCTTAGTGAATGTTCTTCAGTAG
- the LOC111887489 gene encoding uncharacterized protein LOC111887489 yields the protein MRSQQRNPHAFKPSHISQEVGNSWQAKWNTDEFKLKSEHNNKNKCNGLDDRITQPTYNTGSTNHLKIASDLNTKLGHDPPHSELFLYTRTKNHDGVTFANEKDRQIHEEYTEKRKEMEAEGAEFEDDKIFCDVGGGHDKKKTTLWIRLFCKDSSQD from the exons ATGCGAAGCCAACAAAGAAACCCACATGCCTTTAAACCATCTCATATTTCACAAGAAGTCGGGAACTCCTGGCAAGCAAAATGGAATACAGATGAATTCAAGTTGAAATCTGagcataacaataaaaataagtgtAATGGTCTGGATGATAGAATAACACAACCTACCTATAACACTGGATCCACAAATCATTTGAAGATAGCttctgatttg AATACAAAATTAGGACATGATCCACCCCATAGTGAATTGTTCCTGTATACACGCACGAAGAATCATGATGGAGTCACATTTGCAaatgaaaaagatagacaaaTTCAT gAGGAATATACAGAAAAACGGAAAGAGATGGAAGCTGAAGGTGCTGAATTTGAGGATGACAAAATATTTTGTGATGTTGGTGGTGGTCATGACAAAAAAAagacgactttatggattagactCTTTTGTAAAGACAGTTCCCAAGATTAA